The following DNA comes from Gemmatimonadaceae bacterium.
CTTTCGGCCGGCTTCGAAGGCAAGAGTCCGGGTGTCGCTTTCAAGTGCGGCCTTTGCCGACGACATGCCGCCGCCGTACCCGGGAATGACGCGCTCGCTCGCAATGTAGGTGAGTGAAAGGACTGAGCCGCCGGTTCGCATCAGCGGACCGAGCCGGCTCACCATTGCGACGAGAGAATAGGCGCTCACTCCTACGGCGGTGAGGTAGCCCGTCCGACTGGTCTCCAGCAGAGGCTTCTTTACCTCGGGTCCGTTGGCAAGGGAATGAACGACGATATCCAGCGAGCGATCGCCAAAATCAGATCGAATGCGATTGGTCAGACCTTCGATGGAGAAGTCACCAGTGTCGCGGTACCGCTTGTTGGCGCGGACATCTTCAGGCGCGTCGGCCAGCGAGTCGAACGCGGCGTCGAGCGGATAAATCTTCTCGAACTGCAACATGCTGCCATCGGACATGCTGCGCGACTCGTCCATTTTGCCGCGCTCGAGCAAGTTGGTGAAAATGTTCAACGCGGGGGGCCACGTGGCAACGGCCACAGTGGCGCCCGCTTCGGCAAGAGCTTTCGCGATGGCGAAACCAAAGCCGCCGTCGTCGGCTACTCCCGCGATAAGTGCCCGGCGGCCGGAAAGGTCGATATTCAGCATTGTCTGGATATGTCCCAATCGGGTTTGCGCGGCAAGGGGGATTCAGCGAAGATCAACACGATGTTTCGGATCACCTTCCTGTGTTTGATGATCAGCGTCCCACTTGGGGCGCAGACGGCCGACACGCTCGATGCGAACACGCCGCTGTTCACGGGCCGTGATGCATTCGTGCTGGGCGCGTTCGCGCTCGGCGCAGCAGCGGCGGCCCCGGTCGACAAGTATATCGCCCGTCAGCTGCAGGAGCCCACGCGGCAGTCAAGCGCATTATTGCGAACCGCTGCGACCGGCTTCCGAATTTTCGGCCATCCGGGCGCGCTCGTTGCCAGCGCAGGCATTTATGCGATCGGCCGTATTGACGGCCAACGACGCGTTGTCGATCTGGGCCTTCACAGTGTCGAAGCCATCGTTCTCGCGAGCGCAGTGACCGGTGCGATCAAGACAGTTGCCGGGCGGGCGAGGCCCAAAGTGGACGTTCAGAACTCGACAGATTTCGGGCTGTTCCGCGGTCTTGGCAATGACGACTACAGATCGTTTCCGTCCGGTCATACCACAATCGCGTTCGCGTTCGCTTCGATTGTCTCGAGCGAAACGCTTCGATGGCGATCTGGCTCCCGGTGGGTGGTAGGGCCAATCATGTATGGAGGCGCGACGCTGGCGGGAGTGTCGAGGATGTATAACAACGAGCACTGGGCGAGTGACGTCATTGCCGGCGCGGCGATCGGGACACTTACCGGGATCAAGGTGTTCCGGTACCAGCATTCACATCCGGGGAATAGGCTCGACAAGACCTTTCTCAGGGC
Coding sequences within:
- a CDS encoding enoyl-[acyl-carrier-protein] reductase → MLNIDLSGRRALIAGVADDGGFGFAIAKALAEAGATVAVATWPPALNIFTNLLERGKMDESRSMSDGSMLQFEKIYPLDAAFDSLADAPEDVRANKRYRDTGDFSIEGLTNRIRSDFGDRSLDIVVHSLANGPEVKKPLLETSRTGYLTAVGVSAYSLVAMVSRLGPLMRTGGSVLSLTYIASERVIPGYGGGMSSAKAALESDTRTLAFEAGRKYGLRVNTISAGPFASRAASAIGIIDKMVEYCAANSPLPDAVTAEEVGSTAAFLSSPLASGITGTTIYVDKGYHSMGMAVAAPGDTHKTA
- a CDS encoding phosphatase PAP2 family protein, which codes for MRGKGDSAKINTMFRITFLCLMISVPLGAQTADTLDANTPLFTGRDAFVLGAFALGAAAAAPVDKYIARQLQEPTRQSSALLRTAATGFRIFGHPGALVASAGIYAIGRIDGQRRVVDLGLHSVEAIVLASAVTGAIKTVAGRARPKVDVQNSTDFGLFRGLGNDDYRSFPSGHTTIAFAFASIVSSETLRWRSGSRWVVGPIMYGGATLAGVSRMYNNEHWASDVIAGAAIGTLTGIKVFRYQHSHPGNRLDKTFLRAGIELPDTGGWLPHLSVINR